One window of Marmota flaviventris isolate mMarFla1 chromosome 5, mMarFla1.hap1, whole genome shotgun sequence genomic DNA carries:
- the LOC139705713 gene encoding cornifin-A isoform X2, with product MSSEQQKQPCALPPQLQQHQMKQPCQPPPQEPCVPQTKEPCHTKVPEPCQPKVPEPCQSKVPEPCQPKVPESCPSTVTPTPAQQKTKQK from the exons ATGAGTTCTGAGCAGCAGAAGCAGCCCTGCGCCCTACCCCCTCAGCTGCAGCAGCACCAGATGAAGCAGCCTTGCCAGCCTCCACCCCAGGAACCATGTGTTCCCCAAACCAAGGAGCCCTGTCACACCAAAGTGCCTGAGCCCTGCCAACCCAAG GTGCCAGAGCCCTGCCAATCCAAGGTGCCTGAGCCCTGCCAACCCAAGGTGCCAGAGTCCTGCCCCTCAACAGTCACTCCAACACCAGCTCAGCAGAAGACAAAGCAGAAGTAA
- the LOC139705713 gene encoding cornifin alpha isoform X1, with amino-acid sequence MSSEQQKQPCALPPQLQQHQMKQPCQPPPQEPCVPQTKEPCHTKVPEPCQPKVPEPSQPKMPEPCQPKVPEPCQPKVPEPCQPKVPEPCQPKVPEPCQSKVPEPCQSKVPEPCQPKVPESCPSTVTPTPAQQKTKQK; translated from the coding sequence ATGAGTTCTGAGCAGCAGAAGCAGCCCTGCGCCCTACCCCCTCAGCTGCAGCAGCACCAGATGAAGCAGCCTTGCCAGCCTCCACCCCAGGAACCATGTGTTCCCCAAACCAAGGAGCCCTGTCACACCAAAGTGCCTGAGCCCTGCCAACCCAAGGTGCCAGAGCCCAGCCAACCCAAGATGCCTGAGCCTTGCCAGCCCAAGGTGCCAGAGCCCTGCCAGCCCAAGGTGCCTGAGCCTTGCCAACCCAAGGTGCCTGAGCCCTGCCAACCCAAGGTGCCTGAGCCTTGCCAATCCAAGGTGCCAGAGCCCTGCCAATCCAAGGTGCCTGAGCCCTGCCAACCCAAGGTGCCAGAGTCCTGCCCCTCAACAGTCACTCCAACACCAGCTCAGCAGAAGACAAAGCAGAAGTAA